The uncultured Paludibaculum sp. sequence TGGCGGCCCGAAAACACTCTGGCGCGATCTGGTGATTCAGGCGCTCGCCGCGTGCGCGGTTGCCGATCTGGTCGTGGTTCTGGATACAGATGATGAAGCGGTCACGGCGCAGAGCGCCGGTGGGCGTTCCACGCGGCGCCTTGTGACGAATGGAGGGCTGCCCTTCGTAGAACCAGCCGCGGGAGAGAGTGCGGGCGACATCGGCAGGGCTGCCGGAGTAGTCCGCATAGTAGCCGTGACGGTCGCCGGCCAGCGCGCTCCGCACCTCATGGTGGAAATCGTCCGCCCAGACAGCATCCAGGCCGAAGCCCCCGTGCTCCGGAGATTCGATCAGAGTGTTGAGATTGCGTTCATCCTCCGCGATGACAAGCACCTGCCGGCCCAACTCGGCCGCACGCCGGTGGAGTGTTGCGGACAGTTCCGCCAGAAAATGGATGGGACTGGTGTCCTGAATGGCGTGGGTCGCATCCAGCCGAAATCCGTCGACGTGGTACTCCTCCAGCCAATGGAGGGCATTTTGAATGAAGAACGCGCGGGCCGTCTCCGAGTGGACCTCATCGAAGTTGAGGCCATCGCCCCAGGGCGTTTGCACCCGTTGCGCGTAGAATCCGGAGTGGAACAGCCGCTGGTACGCACCATCCGGACCGAAGTGGTTGTATACGACGTCGAGGTATACGGCAAGCCCGGCCCCGTGGGCACGGTCCACCAATGCCCGCAGGTCCTCTGGGCGCCCATAGTTGTGATTCGGTGCGTAGATCGCGACGCCATCGTAGCCCCAGTTGCGGCGGCCAGGGCAATCGGACAGCGGCATGAGTTCTATGGCTGAGACGCCTAACTCCGCGAGCTCGGGCAATCGAGCCATGGCAGCCCGAAATGTGCCTCCGCGTGTAAAAGTCCCGCAGTGCAGTTCGTAGATCACGGCCCGGGACCACGGCCGCGGCGTGAAGTCGCGGTCTGTCCACAGGAACTCCGGGTCGATCACTTCAGAGAGCCCGTGTACGCCGTCCGGCTGGTATCGTGATGCCGGATCGGGAAAGGGGCCCTGCCCGTTGATCCTGTAGCCGTAGCGGGCCCCCGCCCGCAATCCGGGGACAAACGCCTGACGGAGTCCGTCGAATCGCTCTTCCAGCTTCGGACCCGGCTCGTCGGAGTCGCCCAACACAAGCTCAATGTCCGATGTCTGACTCCAAATCTGGAACAAGACGCCGCCATCCTGCGTGCGGGTCCCGAACCGGCATGAGCCCATTGGGCTCAACCTTTAAACTCCTGGCCATCGAGCCTTGCATTCAGATTGATGGCCGCGCTGACCAGGCCAAGATGCGTAAAGGCCTGCGGGAAATTGCCCAGCGATTCGCCGGTCGGTCC is a genomic window containing:
- the treZ gene encoding malto-oligosyltrehalose trehalohydrolase, translating into MFQIWSQTSDIELVLGDSDEPGPKLEERFDGLRQAFVPGLRAGARYGYRINGQGPFPDPASRYQPDGVHGLSEVIDPEFLWTDRDFTPRPWSRAVIYELHCGTFTRGGTFRAAMARLPELAELGVSAIELMPLSDCPGRRNWGYDGVAIYAPNHNYGRPEDLRALVDRAHGAGLAVYLDVVYNHFGPDGAYQRLFHSGFYAQRVQTPWGDGLNFDEVHSETARAFFIQNALHWLEEYHVDGFRLDATHAIQDTSPIHFLAELSATLHRRAAELGRQVLVIAEDERNLNTLIESPEHGGFGLDAVWADDFHHEVRSALAGDRHGYYADYSGSPADVARTLSRGWFYEGQPSIRHKAPRGTPTGALRRDRFIICIQNHDQIGNRARGERLNHQIAPECFRAASALLLLAPETPLLFMGQEWAATAPFQFFTDHNDQLGPLVSEGRRREFAHFPEFSDEATRATIPDPQAEATFVRSKLDWDERAQPGHQAMLLWYQRLIALRNQIGDRSMTCTVCEREGLISLVWRDEGQTISVHVALQSGGVWGGLPLEGRIALTSEDRGFAVDPVSRPRITEDTRLVFVRAGCAVFTAEAEDVAE